GGTATTTTAAAAACATACAACACAAATGATAATTTTGGCATTACCAGATCAGCAGCTGAAATTATTTATAATGCAGCCCAGACATATAAAATTAATCCTAAATGGATTTTAGCTACCTTGCAAAAAGAACAAAGCTTAGTAACTAACCCAACGCCTAAGCAGCGCGATTTAGATTGGGCCATGGGCTATGCGGTTTGTGATTCCTGCTCAACCGATGATCCCCAGATTGCTATGTTTAAAGGCTTTGGCACGCAGGTTGATCGCGCTACCTATCGCATCAGATATTATTATGATCATCCCAATGAATTTAATTATAAGATTGGGCAGCAATGCACAATAGATGGCCAAAATGTTTCTCCTTATAGCCAGGCCACTGCCAATTTGTATATTTACACTCCTCATTTGAAAGGCAATTATAATTTTTGGAATATCTGGAATCGCTGGTTTTCTAAAATTTATCCGGATGGCACATTAATTCAGCAAACAGGCAGTGATAAAGTTTGGTTAATTGCCGGTGGCAAGCGCCGTGAATTTTGGTCAAAATCTGCGTTAGCAAGCCGTTTCGGCACTAATAGAATTACTGAGGTTTCTAAAAATGATTTGCAAAGATATGAAATCGGCTATCCGATTAAATATGCCAATTATTCGCTGTTGAAATCACCGGCTGGCAAAATCTACCTGATTGTTAATAATGAAAAAAAGGAAATTGAATCAGCTGAAGTTTTTCGCGAAATTGGTTATAATGAAGATGAGGTGATTGAGGTGACAGATGAAGAATTGTCATATTATGCTGATGGCCGCCAAATTACTTTAAATAGCCTTTATCCGCAAGGCGCATTGCTTCAAGATAAAAATACAGGCGGAGTTTATTATGTTGAAGACGGCATTAAATATCCGATCTGGTCAAAAGAAATTTTAGCTATAAATTATAATAAGAGTTATAAGGTCACTAAAGTCAGTCCTGAAGAACTGGATAAATATGTGACAGCAGCAAATGGCGTTAAATTGAGAGACGGCACGCTTGTAAAATTACCCGCAGAAAATAAAGTTTATGTGATTTCCAATGGCCAGCGACGCTGGATTAGCAATGAAAATACTTTTAATCAATTGGGTTATACCTGGTCAGAAGTTATAACAGTCAATGACAAAGTCTTTAGCTTGCATCCACAGGGAGAAGATCTTGATCTCTTGGTAGGCAATACCAAAATAGCAACTAATTAATAACCAACCTTTGTTGGCCATAGCCAACTACGGTTGGCGAAGGCCAATAATCAAATCCCAAATACCAAATAAATTGCAAAATTACAAATCGCAAATTGTTAAGATTTTGGTATTTAGCGCTTGAGATTTATTTGTAATTTGATATTTGGCATTTGTAATTTTAAAAGTATGATTGTTTTTAGCGCGATTTGTCCCCATCCGCCAATTCTCATTCCTAATATCGGCAAGGACAATTTGGATAAAATTAAAGATACGGCCAAGGCCTTAAAAGATTTGGAAAAAGATTTATATGCTGCCAAGCCTGATGTTATTTTGATTATCTCGCCTCATGGAGAAATAATTCCTGATGCCTTTTCCATAAATTTAAATTCAAGTTATTACCTTGATTTTGAGGAGTTCGGTGATTTTACCACTAAGGCAGAATTTAAAAGCAGCCCGAGGCTAGTTTTACAATTAAAAGAAAGGGTTGAAAATCAATTTCCTCTGATATTATCAAGTATGAATAAATTAGATCATGGCGCAGGCGTGCCGCTTTTTTATCTGACTAAGCATCTTAAAAATATTGAAATTATCCCCTTATCTTATAGCCTGCTTGATTATGACAAGCATTTCCAATTTGGCCAGCTTTTGAAAAAAGAGCTTGTCAAAAGCGACAAACGCGTGGCAATTATTGCTTCCGGTGATATGTCCCATGTTTTAACCAAAGACGCTCCTGCCGGCTATTCACCCAAAGGAGCTGAATTTGATGCCAAGCTTGTTAACCTGTTGAAACGCAAGGATATGCGCGGTATTTTAAATCTTGACCATAAATTGATTGAGGAGGCGGCAGAATGCGGTCTGCGTTCATTTTTAATCTTATTGGGAATTATTGAAGAATATAAATATGATGTTGAAGTCTTGTCTTATGAAGGGCCTTTTGGCGTGGGTTATCTAGTGGCAAATTTTAAGTTGGTGTAATTTATAAAAAATAATTTTGTCTTCACGACCGAAGGAGCGATTGGCCAATCGCTCCTTCGTTTATTTGGGAGTAAAAAAAGAACTCTCTGCGGAGAGTTCTGTAAGTTTTAAGATGACGAATAAATCGCTTTGCACTTGGGTTTGAGTTTATCGGCTATGACCGAAAGCTCAAGCATTTCTTCAAGCGAAAATTTTTTAGGATTCAGATCAGAAAGCATGTATTCGATGGACTTGGCAAATTGCTCTCGAAAAAATGTTTTCAGGTTTTCAATCGCGTCTGGTGGTTTGGAGGCAAACTTTGTTTCTGCTAGGACCACATAAACACTCGCCGTGATTTGATATCCAAGTTTATTAATTATTAATTCTATCGCTTGTTTGCAATAGAAATAATAAGCATTTCTTTGATTGCCGATATCCCGGTCTATCTTATTAAAAATTTCCAGGATACCCCGCATTAGCGCTAGCGGATCTTTGCTGGCAATCAAAGGCCTCATTATCTGTCTGACTTTTGCTTGCTTTTCTTGCTGGTTTTTCTCCCTGGTTGCTAATTCCTCTAAATGTTCCTTGGTGTAGGTGGTGGTGCCCTCTCTTCCATCTGGGCTTATTAATTTTACTTTACCTATTACTTTTTGATCAGATCCAGCCATTTTTTCCTCCTTTGGCTATTTATTTTTTTTAACTTTATCTTAGCTTAACACGGTAATTTTGTCTCGTCAATTTCAATTGAATTTTAAAGATTTTAATGATAAAATTTGATTATGGATCCCTATATTCAATTAGCGCAACAAACTATTTTTAATCATTTTGGCGTAAAGCAAGCCGATTTAGAATCTTTGAATTTGCCTAAAGAAATGTTAACCAAAAAAGCAGGAGTTTTTGTGACTTTATACCGCCATGGCAAATTGCGCGGTTGTATTGGCACATTAGAGCCAACTAAAAAAAATATTGCAGAGGAAATTAAACAAAACGCAATTTGGTCAGCTACAGAAGATCCCCGCTTTGAACCTGTAATAGCCAAAGAATTAGAGGATTTAAATATTTCTGTTGATGTTTTAAATCCCTCGGTTGCAATTAAGGATATAAAAGAATTAAACCCTAAAAAATATGGCGTTATTGTGGAAGCAGGCAGAAAAAAAGGGTTGCTTTTGCCTGATTTGGAAGGAGTTGAAACAGTTGACGAGCAAATAAGTATTGCTTGCGAAAAAGCCGGCATTGATCCTGCAAAAGAAAATTTTTTAGTATATAAATTTACAGTTACCAGACATGAAGCCTAAAATAGCTCAAATAATACCATTTGTCCGCTTAACAAGAAGCTTGAATTTTTTTGACTATATTATCCCGGAGGAG
The sequence above is drawn from the Patescibacteria group bacterium genome and encodes:
- the amrB gene encoding AmmeMemoRadiSam system protein B, producing MIVFSAICPHPPILIPNIGKDNLDKIKDTAKALKDLEKDLYAAKPDVILIISPHGEIIPDAFSINLNSSYYLDFEEFGDFTTKAEFKSSPRLVLQLKERVENQFPLILSSMNKLDHGAGVPLFYLTKHLKNIEIIPLSYSLLDYDKHFQFGQLLKKELVKSDKRVAIIASGDMSHVLTKDAPAGYSPKGAEFDAKLVNLLKRKDMRGILNLDHKLIEEAAECGLRSFLILLGIIEEYKYDVEVLSYEGPFGVGYLVANFKLV
- the amrA gene encoding AmmeMemoRadiSam system protein A translates to MDPYIQLAQQTIFNHFGVKQADLESLNLPKEMLTKKAGVFVTLYRHGKLRGCIGTLEPTKKNIAEEIKQNAIWSATEDPRFEPVIAKELEDLNISVDVLNPSVAIKDIKELNPKKYGVIVEAGRKKGLLLPDLEGVETVDEQISIACEKAGIDPAKENFLVYKFTVTRHEA